In Archangium violaceum, the following are encoded in one genomic region:
- a CDS encoding LysR family transcriptional regulator: MSSEPGTPTLDQLRVFLTVVEVGSFAGAARQLKRATSVISYTIANLEAQLGVSLFDRESTRKPRLTEAGRTVLAEARTISNGVDGLRAKVKGLLRGLEAELRVALDVMLPASRVVDALTSFRKEFPTVSLHLYMEALGAVTQRVLDGAATLGVSGPLDAGIGGIERISVGSVEMIPVAAPEHPLARAKRNQPGAGRAHVQLVLTDRSTLTQGKDIAVLSPRTWRLADLGSKHMLLREGIGWGNMPIPMVREDLESGRLVHLDMPDFRGGSYGFHAIYRTDSPPGPAASWLISRFQGQRSE, translated from the coding sequence ATGTCCTCCGAGCCCGGTACGCCGACCCTTGACCAGTTGCGAGTATTCCTGACGGTGGTGGAGGTGGGCAGCTTCGCCGGGGCGGCACGCCAGCTGAAGCGGGCCACGTCGGTCATCAGCTACACGATCGCCAACCTGGAGGCGCAGCTCGGCGTCTCTCTCTTCGACCGCGAGTCGACCCGGAAGCCGCGGCTGACCGAGGCGGGGCGCACGGTGCTGGCGGAGGCGCGCACCATCTCCAATGGCGTGGACGGGCTGCGCGCCAAGGTGAAGGGGCTTCTGCGGGGACTCGAGGCGGAGCTCCGCGTCGCGCTCGACGTGATGCTGCCGGCGTCGCGCGTGGTCGACGCGCTCACGTCCTTCCGCAAGGAGTTTCCGACGGTGTCGCTGCACCTGTACATGGAGGCGCTCGGCGCGGTGACGCAGCGGGTGCTCGATGGCGCGGCCACGCTCGGTGTCAGCGGACCGCTCGACGCGGGCATCGGCGGAATCGAACGTATCTCGGTGGGCAGCGTGGAGATGATTCCCGTGGCGGCACCGGAGCACCCGCTGGCGCGGGCGAAGCGGAATCAGCCGGGCGCCGGGCGGGCGCATGTGCAACTCGTGCTGACGGACCGCTCGACGCTCACGCAAGGCAAGGACATCGCGGTCCTGAGCCCCCGGACGTGGCGGCTGGCCGATCTCGGCTCCAAGCACATGCTGCTGAGGGAAGGAATCGGGTGGGGGAACATGCCCATCCCGATGGTGCGCGAAGACCTCGAGTCTGGACGCCTCGTCCACCTCGACATGCCCGACTTCAGGGGCGGGTCCTACGGCTTCCACGCCATCTACCGGACGGACTCTCCGCCGGGGCCGGCCGCTTCCTGGCTCATCTCCCGTTTCCAGGGGCAGCGCTCGGAGTAG
- a CDS encoding oxygenase MpaB family protein, with product MGTQVNPKRWSPSPEVEQQISQDREHFRKCLDYLREHAAGELEGIYGPDSMTWLIYREPVILLGGLRAILLQIAHPAVAHGVSQNSNFRGDLLGRARRTYTAMYQLVFGGLREATGAAKRVHSLHSRVYGSLPAGAGPRGDGHYRANDPALQRWVLATLIDGAIQVFETFVRPLSIEEKRRYYQETLLAAAQFGLLPEQVSPTLETFYEWYDQQLAGDTLRTGDTALELASLLFNSPFTRGQLDELLTAGLLPERWREAYGLAWGPGEQRAWKLLKGTMRRAINLTPPTLRSVTAWHQAQMRLAQARGERPTVMARVLNTIDSYIDVPFSIRPVAVKVPVDDKD from the coding sequence GTGGGAACGCAGGTGAACCCGAAGCGGTGGTCGCCATCGCCGGAAGTGGAGCAGCAGATCAGCCAGGACCGCGAGCACTTCCGCAAGTGTCTCGACTACCTGCGGGAGCACGCGGCTGGCGAGCTCGAGGGCATTTACGGCCCCGACAGCATGACCTGGTTGATCTATCGCGAGCCGGTGATCCTCCTCGGCGGACTGCGCGCCATCCTGCTGCAGATCGCCCATCCGGCGGTGGCTCACGGCGTATCCCAGAACAGCAACTTCCGGGGTGACCTGCTCGGCCGTGCGCGACGCACCTATACGGCGATGTACCAGCTCGTCTTCGGTGGCCTCCGCGAGGCGACGGGCGCCGCGAAGCGGGTCCACAGCCTCCACAGCCGCGTCTACGGCTCACTTCCGGCCGGCGCCGGCCCGCGGGGCGACGGCCACTATCGCGCGAACGATCCCGCGCTGCAGCGTTGGGTGCTCGCCACCCTCATCGACGGCGCCATCCAGGTCTTCGAGACATTCGTGCGGCCGCTCAGCATCGAGGAGAAGCGCCGTTACTATCAGGAGACGCTGCTCGCCGCGGCGCAATTCGGGCTCCTGCCGGAGCAGGTGTCGCCCACGCTCGAGACCTTCTACGAGTGGTATGACCAGCAGCTGGCGGGGGATACGCTGCGCACGGGAGACACGGCGCTCGAGTTGGCCAGCCTGCTCTTCAATTCGCCATTCACCCGGGGACAGCTCGATGAGTTGCTCACCGCCGGCCTCCTGCCGGAGCGCTGGCGCGAGGCGTACGGACTGGCCTGGGGACCGGGAGAGCAGCGCGCGTGGAAGCTCCTGAAGGGCACGATGCGCCGGGCAATCAACCTCACCCCGCCGACGCTCCGCTCCGTCACGGCCTGGCATCAGGCTCAGATGCGGCTGGCCCAGGCTCGAGGAGAGCGGCCGACGGTCATGGCCCGGGTGCTGAACACCATCGACTCCTACATCGACGTGCCTTTCAGCATCCGGCCGGTCGCGGTGAAGGTCCCAGTGGACGACAAGGATTGA
- a CDS encoding VOC family protein has protein sequence MTIKAATPYFILNGRAEQAIAFYQRALGAKTEALQRFGDVDQSCPVAMKSRVMHAALRVGDALLMMSDGSDEELPPRSGNVSIALQFDDPDQARQCFDALATNGKAIQPLIDAPWGELFGVVSDEFGINWMFNSAKVKKA, from the coding sequence ATGACGATCAAAGCAGCGACCCCCTACTTCATCCTCAATGGCAGGGCCGAGCAGGCCATCGCCTTCTACCAGCGTGCCCTCGGCGCGAAAACGGAGGCACTCCAGCGGTTCGGAGACGTCGACCAGAGTTGTCCCGTGGCGATGAAGAGCCGGGTCATGCACGCGGCCCTGCGCGTGGGCGACGCGCTGCTGATGATGAGCGACGGCTCCGACGAGGAGCTGCCGCCACGGAGCGGGAACGTGAGCATCGCCCTCCAGTTCGATGATCCCGACCAGGCCCGGCAATGCTTCGACGCGCTGGCGACGAACGGCAAGGCCATCCAGCCACTCATCGACGCCCCCTGGGGTGAGCTGTTCGGCGTGGTTTCCGACGAGTTCGGCATCAACTGGATGTTCAACAGCGCCAAGGTCAAGAAGGCCTGA
- a CDS encoding cellulase family glycosylhydrolase: MSRQTHHADTRSAWFWWRRLLTTATTAVLTAALSVLVPNAAHAADGGFHIANGRLLDANGNDFIIRGISHPHAWYPQRTSAFADIKVAGANSVRVVLSGGRWPVSDVANVISLCKQNRLVCVLENHDTTGYGEVVGASSLAQAVDYWLSIRSALVGQEAYVIINIGNEPYGNTNYTPWVAETIDAIQRLRSAGLTHTLMIDGPNWGQDWSNTMRDNAQTIWEADPLRNSIFSIHMYGVYNTPAKVKGYLDSFTSRGLPILVGEFGWYHSDGDPDEVTLAEYTTSQGLGYIGWSWSGNGGGVEYLDMVTNFNPASRTDWGNWLITSANGLEATSVEASVFGGGGGDTQRPTAPGNLAAAGTTSSSVSLAWSASTDNVAVTGYDVYRGSSRVATLPSSMLSYTDTGLSANTAYSYKVYARDAAGNVSDASNTVSATTQSSGGETGGCTATYQLDSQWGTGFGATVTVKNTGNTATKGWTISWTFGGNQQITNMWNATPTQSGASVTARNMNYNGVIQPGSSTTFGFQAAYSGSNTSPTVTCTVN; the protein is encoded by the coding sequence ATGTCCCGACAGACTCACCACGCTGATACCCGTAGTGCCTGGTTCTGGTGGCGAAGGCTCCTCACCACCGCGACCACCGCGGTGCTGACCGCTGCGCTCTCCGTCCTCGTGCCCAATGCCGCCCATGCCGCTGACGGCGGCTTCCATATCGCCAACGGCCGGCTCCTCGACGCGAACGGCAACGACTTCATCATCCGCGGTATCAGCCACCCGCACGCGTGGTACCCGCAGAGGACCAGTGCGTTCGCCGACATCAAGGTGGCGGGGGCCAACAGCGTCCGCGTCGTGCTGAGCGGTGGCCGGTGGCCGGTCAGCGACGTGGCGAACGTCATCTCGCTCTGCAAGCAGAACCGGCTCGTCTGCGTGCTCGAGAACCACGACACGACCGGGTATGGGGAGGTGGTTGGCGCCTCCAGCCTCGCTCAGGCCGTCGACTACTGGCTGAGCATCCGCAGTGCGCTCGTTGGCCAGGAGGCCTACGTCATCATCAACATCGGCAATGAGCCGTATGGCAACACCAACTACACGCCCTGGGTCGCGGAGACCATCGATGCAATCCAGCGCCTGCGGAGTGCCGGGCTGACGCACACCTTGATGATTGACGGGCCGAACTGGGGGCAGGACTGGTCCAACACCATGCGGGACAACGCCCAGACGATCTGGGAGGCCGACCCGCTGCGCAATTCCATCTTCAGCATCCACATGTACGGCGTCTACAACACCCCAGCGAAGGTCAAGGGCTACCTCGACTCGTTTACCAGCCGTGGCCTGCCCATCCTCGTCGGCGAGTTCGGGTGGTACCACTCCGACGGAGATCCGGATGAGGTGACGCTCGCGGAGTACACCACGTCGCAGGGTCTCGGCTACATCGGCTGGTCGTGGAGCGGCAACGGAGGTGGCGTCGAATACCTCGACATGGTCACCAACTTCAACCCGGCCAGCCGCACGGACTGGGGTAACTGGCTCATCACGAGTGCCAATGGCCTCGAGGCCACCTCCGTCGAGGCCTCGGTGTTTGGGGGAGGTGGTGGTGATACGCAGCGCCCGACCGCGCCCGGCAACCTGGCGGCGGCGGGTACGACGTCGAGCAGCGTGTCGCTCGCGTGGAGCGCCTCGACGGACAACGTCGCGGTGACCGGCTACGATGTCTACCGCGGGTCCTCCCGAGTGGCGACGCTCCCCAGCAGCATGCTGTCGTACACGGACACGGGGCTCTCGGCGAACACGGCCTACAGCTACAAGGTGTATGCGCGTGATGCCGCTGGGAACGTGAGCGATGCGTCCAACACCGTTTCCGCGACGACCCAGTCCTCCGGGGGAGAAACCGGTGGCTGCACGGCGACCTACCAGCTCGATAGCCAGTGGGGCACCGGCTTCGGCGCCACCGTGACGGTGAAGAACACCGGGAACACCGCGACCAAGGGCTGGACGATCAGCTGGACCTTCGGTGGCAACCAGCAGATCACCAACATGTGGAACGCCACGCCGACCCAATCCGGCGCGAGCGTGACGGCGCGGAACATGAACTACAACGGTGTCATCCAGCCAGGGAGCAGCACGACCTTCGGATTCCAGGCGGCGTATTCCGGTTCCAACACCTCGCCAACCGTGACCTGCACTGTCAACTGA
- a CDS encoding alpha/beta hydrolase — protein sequence MSASPDTSTPSSSSQARPRRRWPRRLLWMGLGLAVLLVVGSVYQAVSAAADAHDFPPPGRMVDVGGYRLHLNCTGEGSPTVVLETGANAMSSGWAWVQPEVAKSTRVCSYDRAGTAWSELAPGPRDAAHVAEQLHTLLANAGERGPFVLVGHSLGGLFVRLYADRHPGEVAGMVLLDASHPDQMQRLPESARKQFELGMKVMDLAPALIHVGLVRATGLFAAIGRGLPERAFAEVEAFSATTRNLEAASAEMRAWDDSAAQVRATRGLGERPLLVVSAGSAAGAEELVPAFQALHRELVSLSSRGEYRLIPEANHLSLLTDEAHARQTSAAILEVVGKVRAPPVAGAASP from the coding sequence ATGAGTGCCTCGCCCGACACCTCCACCCCTTCCTCCTCGTCCCAGGCCCGCCCGCGCCGACGCTGGCCGCGCCGCTTGCTGTGGATGGGCCTCGGTCTGGCTGTCTTGTTGGTTGTCGGCTCGGTGTACCAGGCCGTGTCCGCGGCGGCGGATGCGCACGACTTCCCCCCGCCGGGACGGATGGTGGACGTGGGCGGCTACCGCCTGCACCTGAACTGCACGGGGGAGGGGAGCCCCACCGTGGTGTTGGAGACGGGCGCCAACGCCATGTCCTCGGGCTGGGCCTGGGTGCAGCCGGAGGTGGCGAAGTCCACGCGCGTCTGCTCGTACGATCGGGCGGGGACGGCCTGGAGCGAGCTGGCTCCAGGGCCTCGCGACGCGGCGCACGTCGCCGAGCAGCTCCACACGCTGCTGGCGAACGCGGGTGAGCGGGGTCCCTTCGTCCTGGTGGGGCACTCGCTGGGCGGGCTCTTCGTACGCCTCTACGCGGACCGTCATCCGGGAGAGGTCGCCGGCATGGTGCTGCTGGATGCCTCGCACCCGGACCAGATGCAGCGGCTGCCGGAGTCCGCCCGGAAGCAGTTCGAGTTGGGCATGAAGGTGATGGACCTCGCGCCCGCGCTCATCCACGTGGGCCTGGTGCGCGCCACGGGTCTCTTCGCCGCGATCGGGCGGGGGCTGCCCGAGCGGGCCTTCGCGGAGGTGGAGGCCTTCTCCGCCACGACCCGGAACCTGGAGGCCGCCTCCGCCGAGATGCGGGCCTGGGACGACTCCGCGGCCCAGGTGCGTGCCACGCGGGGACTCGGTGAGCGGCCCCTGCTGGTGGTGAGCGCGGGGTCGGCCGCGGGGGCGGAGGAACTCGTTCCGGCGTTCCAGGCCCTGCACCGCGAGCTGGTCTCGCTCTCCTCCCGTGGCGAGTACCGTCTCATCCCCGAGGCCAACCACCTCTCGTTGCTCACGGATGAGGCACATGCCCGCCAGACGAGCGCCGCCATCCTCGAGGTGGTGGGCAAGGTGCGTGCCCCGCCGGTGGCCGGAGCGGCCTCGCCCTAG